A region from the Gammaproteobacteria bacterium genome encodes:
- a CDS encoding PGPGW domain-containing protein, whose amino-acid sequence MYKPQDTDHPRAAVAQPALKPQAAAHQAQAAPGDGLFVTGLRQVRRIAVLLVGGVVLLAGIIMLVTPGPGLLGIAVGLGILSIEFAWARSLLHTFKQKYMDARESFSGRKTNKPKSEKEHPPGR is encoded by the coding sequence ATGTACAAACCACAGGATACAGACCACCCACGCGCCGCCGTAGCGCAGCCGGCGCTCAAGCCACAGGCGGCGGCGCACCAGGCACAGGCAGCACCGGGCGACGGACTGTTCGTCACCGGGCTGCGCCAGGTGAGGCGTATTGCGGTGCTGCTCGTAGGCGGTGTGGTGCTGCTGGCGGGTATCATCATGCTGGTCACGCCCGGCCCCGGGCTGCTCGGAATCGCAGTGGGCTTAGGCATTCTGTCGATCGAATTCGCCTGGGCGCGTTCGCTGCTGCACACGTTCAAACAGAAGTACATGGATGCGCGCGAATCCTTCAGCGGCAGGAAAACCAACAAACCGAAGTCGGAAAAAGAGCAC